From a region of the Apis mellifera strain DH4 linkage group LG2, Amel_HAv3.1, whole genome shotgun sequence genome:
- the LOC412127 gene encoding peptidyl-tRNA hydrolase 2, mitochondrial, with product MNISQIFLKIATDEKVGFAIATLIGYCLYKIMLIINKRKLQSSSNETLNMIFSDNYKLILVIRTDLKMGKGKVAAQCAHAAVAAYKAAVNYPRILQAWEECGQAKITVKVDSDDALKEIAKQAKAVGLLTNIIQDAGHTQVKPGSRTVCAIGPGPAELIDQVTGHLKLF from the exons atgaatatttctcaaatatttttgaaaattgctaCAGATGAAAAAGTAGGATTTGCTATTGCAACATTAATAggttattgtttatataaaataatgttaataattaataaaagaaaattgcaatCTTCTAGCaatgaaacattaaatatg aTATTTTCGGATAATTATAAGCTTATTTTAGTTATTAGAACTGACTTAAAAatgggaaaaggaaaagtagCAGCACAATGTGCTCATGCTGCTGTTGCAGCTTATAAAGCAGCTGTAAATTATCCTAGAATTTTACAAGCTTGGGAAGAATGTGGCCAAGCCAAAATTACAGtcaag GTTGATAGTGACGATGCTTTGAAAGAAATAGCAAAACAAGCCAAAGCTGTAGGACTTTtgacaaatataatacaagatGCTGGACATACCCAAGTGAAACCAGGAAGTAGAACAGTATGTGCAATTGGTCCTGGTCCAGCTGAATTAATAGATCAAGTAACAGgacatttaaaattgttttaa